CCCGGGGCCTCCCCTTCGGATGGTCATCCCGAGCGCAGCGAGGGATCTGCAGTTGCTAACGACCAACGACCAACGACTCACGACTCTCTCCGCAACCAGTACCCGCTCGAAGTCCTGGGAGAGGTCATCCAGATCGATTCCCCCCTCCCCGGCCGCCACCAGTTGCGCAACCTGGCGCTGGCCGTCGCCGCCGCCGTGGAACTCAACCAGTGCGGCTTCTCCATCTCCGCCGCACAGATCGAGCAAGGCATCCGCGAGACCCGCTGGCCCGGCCGCTTCCAGGTCGTCAACTGGGAGCTGGGAACGGGGAACCGACAACTGGTCCTGGACGTCGCCCACAACCCCGCCGGGGCGTGGGCGCTGCGCGCGACCCTCTCCGCCGGCTGCGGCGAGCGCCCGCTCACCTTCGTCTTCGGCGCCATGCGCGACAAGGCCATCGCCGAGATGGCGGAGATCCTCTTCCCGCTGGCGGCACACGTGATCGCCACCCGCGCCCAGAATCCGCGCTCGGCCGCGCCCGAGGAGATCCGCGCCGCCGCCCCGC
The Terriglobales bacterium genome window above contains:
- a CDS encoding cyanophycin synthetase, with amino-acid sequence PGASPSDGHPERSEGSAVANDQRPTTHDSLRNQYPLEVLGEVIQIDSPLPGRHQLRNLALAVAAAVELNQCGFSISAAQIEQGIRETRWPGRFQVVNWELGTGNRQLVLDVAHNPAGAWALRATLSAGCGERPLTFVFGAMRDKAIAEMAEILFPLAAHVIATRAQNPRSAAPEEIRAAAPRFAAEIRCEPDVPAALARARSLAAPDGIVVVTGSIYVVGEALAVLHGD